The following coding sequences are from one Camarhynchus parvulus chromosome 1, STF_HiC, whole genome shotgun sequence window:
- the AKAP17A gene encoding A-kinase anchor protein 17A isoform X2 gives MTISVALPQLKQPGKSISNWEVMERLKGMVQTHQFSTLRISKSTMDFIRFEGEVENKSLVKSFLACLDGKTIKLSGFSDILKVRAAEYKIDFPTRHDWDSFFRDAKDMNETLPGERPDTIHLEGLPCKWFAAKETGSEKPSEEILIKVFQKFGEIRNVDIPMLDPYREEMTGRNFHTFSFGGHLNFEAYVQYREYAGFIEAMNALRGMKLMYKGDDGKAVACNIKVSFDSTKHLSDASIKKRQLERQKLQELEKQREEQKRKEKEAEEKQKEEERKQRELEEYERERKREEKLRKREQKQKDREVRRNKKQLEKLQAEEQRKLQEKIKLEERKLLLAQRNLQSIRLIAELLSRAKTVKLLEQEQNEEKICLQQLEERRRLQEAELKRVEEEKERALGLQRKEKELREKLLNNLLSKKMDAVNQNKEEAEASQTDVLKGPSAVPHTVSSSCITSTSGQVVTAKLAPGSQIEVASPESINTQCKYLNGNIHDKVHVKEDQNLHTTNSERCSDKKGSGVLSCVPTNNKDQKSLSSYDQNTCKKDLPCEQDKRGTEPRRRKSHSCSSINSDESKGRWESSGHRRDVSSRDEKHRKDRRYYRHSSRSYSPRRSRSPRRRSASPRRSRYRRTRSRERRRDRRERSRSRRSVSRRRRHRR, from the exons ATGACCATCAGTGTGGCACTTCCTCAGCTGAAGCAACCAGGAAAATCCATTTCGAACTGGGAAGTGATGGAAAGATTGAAGGGGATGGTGCAAACTCATCAGTTTTCTACTCTGCGGATATCTAAAAGCACAATGGATTTCATTAGGTTTGAAGGAGAGGTTGAGAACAAAAGTTTAGTTAAGTCTTTTCTGGCATGCCTTGATGGCAAAACCATAAAGCTGAGCGGCTTCTCTGACATCTTGAAAGTGCGTGCTGCAGAGTACAAGATTGACTTTCCTACCAGACATGACTGGGACTCGTTTTTCCGTGATGCAAAAGATATGAACGAAACCTTGCCTGGGGAAAGGCCAGACACCATTCACCTGGAGGGTTTGCCTTGTAAGTGGTTTGCAGCAAAGGAGACTGGCTCGGAAAAGCCAAGTGAAGAAATCCTTATAAAAGTTTTCCAGAAATTTGGAGAAATCCGTAATGTGGACATACCCATGCTGGACCCTTACAGAGAAGAGATGACTGGCAGGAATTTTCACACTTTCAGCTTTGGAGGCCATTTAAACTTTGAAGCCTATGTCCAGTACCGGGAGTATGCGGGGTTCATCGAGGCCATGAATGCCCTGCGAGGGATGAAGCTGATGTACAAGGGCGATGATGGCAAAGCAGTGGCTTGCAATATAAAG GTTTCTTTTGACTCAACAAAACACCTCAGTGATGCATCAATTAAGAAGCGTCAACTTGAAAGGCAAAAGCTTCAAGAGcttgaaaagcagagagaagaacaaaaacgtaaagagaaagaagctgaggaaaaacaaaaagaagaagaaag gAAGCAGAGAGAGCTTGAAGAatatgagagagagagaaaaagagaagagaagtTGCGCAAGagagaacagaaacagaaagatcGTGAAGTTCGACGGAACAAAAAGCAACTTGAAAAGCTTCAAGCTGAAGAACAGAGAAAACTTCAAGAGAAGATAAAGCTAGAAGAAAGGAAGCTCCTGTTAGCTCAGAGAAATCTTCAGTCCATTAGACTAATTGCAGAACTGCTAAGCAGAGCAAAG ACAGTAAAGCTTTTGGAGCAAGAACAGAATGAAGAAAAGATTTGTCTTCAGCAGCTAGAGGAGAGACGGAGGCTCCAGGAGGCTGAGCTTAAACGtgtggaagaggaaaaggagagagcaCTGGGgttgcagagaaaagaaaaggaactgaGGGAGAAACTACTGAACAATCTTCTGAGCAAGAAAATGGATGCAGTTAATCAAAACAAAGAAGAAGCTGAAGCATCTCAGACTGACGTGCTGAAAGGCCCTAGTGCTGTTCCCCACACTGTGTCATCCAGCTGCATCACTTCTACCTCAGGACAGGTTGTTACAGCCAAACTAGCTCCTGGCTCTCAAATAGAAGTAGCATCCCCTGAAAGCATAAATACTCAATGCAAGTACTTAAATGGCAACATTCACGACAAAGTTCATGTCAAAGAAGATCAGAATCTTCATACTACAAACTCTGAGAGGTGTTCTGACAAAAAGGGTTCGGGGGTACTTTCATGTGTCCCCACCAATAACAAGGACCAGAAGAGCCTCTCTAGCTATGACCAGAACACTTGCAAGAAGGACTTGCCCTGTGAGCAGGACAAACGTGGAACAGAgccaaggagaagaaagagcCATTCATGTAGCAGCATAAACAGTGATGAGAGCAAGGGTAGATGGGAGAGCAGCGGACACAGAAGAGATGTGAGCTCCCGAGATGAAAAGCATAGGAAGGACAGGAGGTATTACAGACACTCCAGCAGAAGTTACAGCCCTCGCCGGAGCCG
- the AKAP17A gene encoding A-kinase anchor protein 17A isoform X1: MAAATIVHDTSEAVELCAPCGLYLKPITKMTISVALPQLKQPGKSISNWEVMERLKGMVQTHQFSTLRISKSTMDFIRFEGEVENKSLVKSFLACLDGKTIKLSGFSDILKVRAAEYKIDFPTRHDWDSFFRDAKDMNETLPGERPDTIHLEGLPCKWFAAKETGSEKPSEEILIKVFQKFGEIRNVDIPMLDPYREEMTGRNFHTFSFGGHLNFEAYVQYREYAGFIEAMNALRGMKLMYKGDDGKAVACNIKVSFDSTKHLSDASIKKRQLERQKLQELEKQREEQKRKEKEAEEKQKEEERKQRELEEYERERKREEKLRKREQKQKDREVRRNKKQLEKLQAEEQRKLQEKIKLEERKLLLAQRNLQSIRLIAELLSRAKTVKLLEQEQNEEKICLQQLEERRRLQEAELKRVEEEKERALGLQRKEKELREKLLNNLLSKKMDAVNQNKEEAEASQTDVLKGPSAVPHTVSSSCITSTSGQVVTAKLAPGSQIEVASPESINTQCKYLNGNIHDKVHVKEDQNLHTTNSERCSDKKGSGVLSCVPTNNKDQKSLSSYDQNTCKKDLPCEQDKRGTEPRRRKSHSCSSINSDESKGRWESSGHRRDVSSRDEKHRKDRRYYRHSSRSYSPRRSRSPRRRSASPRRSRYRRTRSRERRRDRRERSRSRRSVSRRRRHRR, from the exons atgGCTGCTGCAACAATAGTTCATGATACATCAGAAGCTGtagagctctgtgctccctgtggGTTATACCTTAAACCCATTACAAAAATGACCATCAGTGTGGCACTTCCTCAGCTGAAGCAACCAGGAAAATCCATTTCGAACTGGGAAGTGATGGAAAGATTGAAGGGGATGGTGCAAACTCATCAGTTTTCTACTCTGCGGATATCTAAAAGCACAATGGATTTCATTAGGTTTGAAGGAGAGGTTGAGAACAAAAGTTTAGTTAAGTCTTTTCTGGCATGCCTTGATGGCAAAACCATAAAGCTGAGCGGCTTCTCTGACATCTTGAAAGTGCGTGCTGCAGAGTACAAGATTGACTTTCCTACCAGACATGACTGGGACTCGTTTTTCCGTGATGCAAAAGATATGAACGAAACCTTGCCTGGGGAAAGGCCAGACACCATTCACCTGGAGGGTTTGCCTTGTAAGTGGTTTGCAGCAAAGGAGACTGGCTCGGAAAAGCCAAGTGAAGAAATCCTTATAAAAGTTTTCCAGAAATTTGGAGAAATCCGTAATGTGGACATACCCATGCTGGACCCTTACAGAGAAGAGATGACTGGCAGGAATTTTCACACTTTCAGCTTTGGAGGCCATTTAAACTTTGAAGCCTATGTCCAGTACCGGGAGTATGCGGGGTTCATCGAGGCCATGAATGCCCTGCGAGGGATGAAGCTGATGTACAAGGGCGATGATGGCAAAGCAGTGGCTTGCAATATAAAG GTTTCTTTTGACTCAACAAAACACCTCAGTGATGCATCAATTAAGAAGCGTCAACTTGAAAGGCAAAAGCTTCAAGAGcttgaaaagcagagagaagaacaaaaacgtaaagagaaagaagctgaggaaaaacaaaaagaagaagaaag gAAGCAGAGAGAGCTTGAAGAatatgagagagagagaaaaagagaagagaagtTGCGCAAGagagaacagaaacagaaagatcGTGAAGTTCGACGGAACAAAAAGCAACTTGAAAAGCTTCAAGCTGAAGAACAGAGAAAACTTCAAGAGAAGATAAAGCTAGAAGAAAGGAAGCTCCTGTTAGCTCAGAGAAATCTTCAGTCCATTAGACTAATTGCAGAACTGCTAAGCAGAGCAAAG ACAGTAAAGCTTTTGGAGCAAGAACAGAATGAAGAAAAGATTTGTCTTCAGCAGCTAGAGGAGAGACGGAGGCTCCAGGAGGCTGAGCTTAAACGtgtggaagaggaaaaggagagagcaCTGGGgttgcagagaaaagaaaaggaactgaGGGAGAAACTACTGAACAATCTTCTGAGCAAGAAAATGGATGCAGTTAATCAAAACAAAGAAGAAGCTGAAGCATCTCAGACTGACGTGCTGAAAGGCCCTAGTGCTGTTCCCCACACTGTGTCATCCAGCTGCATCACTTCTACCTCAGGACAGGTTGTTACAGCCAAACTAGCTCCTGGCTCTCAAATAGAAGTAGCATCCCCTGAAAGCATAAATACTCAATGCAAGTACTTAAATGGCAACATTCACGACAAAGTTCATGTCAAAGAAGATCAGAATCTTCATACTACAAACTCTGAGAGGTGTTCTGACAAAAAGGGTTCGGGGGTACTTTCATGTGTCCCCACCAATAACAAGGACCAGAAGAGCCTCTCTAGCTATGACCAGAACACTTGCAAGAAGGACTTGCCCTGTGAGCAGGACAAACGTGGAACAGAgccaaggagaagaaagagcCATTCATGTAGCAGCATAAACAGTGATGAGAGCAAGGGTAGATGGGAGAGCAGCGGACACAGAAGAGATGTGAGCTCCCGAGATGAAAAGCATAGGAAGGACAGGAGGTATTACAGACACTCCAGCAGAAGTTACAGCCCTCGCCGGAGCCG